A window of Paremcibacter congregatus contains these coding sequences:
- a CDS encoding CC0125/CC1285 family lipoprotein, protein MPDEWVKCDGLASRASHTKDLGNALLMAGTLGLLGSIAESGSKAHYREVGEAGIAACTTVLASGYFDDGGSWERHVNILRARAIHYLEVKNGDAALADLQKIDEVAGSHADDIFYQRSLGLSVKYLEGVALIMNDNADAARGAFKAFSDMRPYSKNLQSLGLKYMTDDRLAVIERMVRLDSDYLYLHATLLDIQDGQEVKAAENWAHLVAGGFRKKASYKTAEMQESFSGLVSAKDIQIITTSDPVTIGMAAIAAARVGQMAQAEAFMEQAKTTLVGAPEKQNDREDIIRRLRRLSTDNAEDLVGMQDVLVKAYGQYYNRDLVGARDTLVSSSKKFPVWPALLDLLEKLQRIIPEENRLGLMKVDVEAAWFKLRNTKAFSNKTGKNFVTSLFERLPSLEKKSQMNSYSGKVWFFKGSGFSEKELGKDRYEIKFVGDVSSRTVVEELSLLRAADLARQSKKTGFIISDITNYTRTRYSTYNGVRMGAGTPAGYMTSLTVTFVDPDKLPDRWIMHKGRILMTDKVWQDLSSVYVKSKN, encoded by the coding sequence GTGCCTGACGAATGGGTGAAGTGTGACGGGTTGGCGTCCCGGGCGTCCCATACTAAAGATCTGGGGAACGCGCTTTTGATGGCGGGGACTTTGGGCCTGCTGGGCAGTATCGCGGAATCCGGCTCAAAAGCCCATTACCGTGAAGTTGGGGAGGCTGGCATTGCGGCCTGTACAACTGTTTTGGCATCAGGATATTTTGATGATGGCGGGAGTTGGGAGCGACATGTAAATATTTTGAGGGCCCGGGCAATACATTATCTTGAAGTCAAAAATGGCGATGCAGCCTTGGCTGATTTGCAGAAAATTGATGAAGTAGCCGGTTCCCATGCAGATGATATCTTTTATCAGCGCAGCTTGGGGCTGTCGGTGAAATATCTGGAGGGTGTGGCGCTGATCATGAACGATAATGCTGATGCGGCACGGGGCGCCTTTAAAGCATTTTCTGATATGCGCCCGTATAGTAAAAATCTTCAATCCCTCGGCCTGAAATATATGACCGACGATCGGTTGGCTGTTATTGAACGCATGGTGAGACTGGATTCGGACTATTTATACTTGCACGCAACTTTGCTGGATATTCAGGACGGGCAGGAGGTGAAGGCCGCAGAGAATTGGGCTCACCTTGTGGCGGGCGGTTTCAGAAAAAAAGCCTCTTATAAAACGGCTGAAATGCAGGAAAGCTTTAGCGGACTTGTGTCTGCTAAGGATATTCAGATTATCACTACATCTGATCCGGTAACCATCGGAATGGCGGCGATTGCCGCTGCGCGGGTCGGGCAAATGGCTCAGGCGGAGGCATTCATGGAGCAGGCTAAAACCACTCTTGTGGGCGCCCCGGAAAAGCAAAATGATCGTGAGGACATTATTCGCCGCCTACGCCGTCTGAGTACTGATAATGCCGAAGACTTGGTGGGCATGCAGGACGTACTGGTGAAGGCTTATGGGCAATATTACAACCGTGATCTGGTCGGCGCGCGTGATACTCTGGTGTCGTCATCTAAAAAATTCCCGGTTTGGCCGGCTTTGCTGGATTTGCTTGAGAAACTGCAGCGCATCATTCCGGAAGAAAATCGCTTAGGGCTCATGAAGGTAGATGTTGAAGCAGCTTGGTTTAAGCTGAGAAACACCAAGGCATTTTCCAACAAGACCGGTAAAAATTTCGTCACAAGCCTGTTCGAAAGATTACCAAGTCTTGAAAAGAAATCACAGATGAACAGCTATTCCGGTAAAGTCTGGTTCTTCAAGGGAAGCGGATTCAGCGAGAAAGAGCTGGGGAAAGACCGCTATGAAATTAAATTTGTTGGTGACGTATCCTCACGAACTGTTGTGGAGGAGCTGAGCTTGTTGCGGGCGGCTGATTTGGCGCGTCAGTCAAAAAAAACCGGCTTCATTATCAGCGATATTACAAATTACACGCGGACGCGATATTCAACATACAATGGTGTTCGCATGGGGGCAGGGACGCCGGCTGGCTATATGACTTCCCTGACAGTTACTTTTGTTGATCCTGACAAGTTACCTGACAGATGGATTATGCACAAAGGCAGGATTTTAATGACGGATAAGGTTTGGCAGGACTTGTCGTCTGTGTATGTTAAATCAAAGAACTGA
- a CDS encoding iron-sulfur cluster assembly scaffold protein, translated as MIDQLYQKAILKHAAAAIGHGAVDPADRHLTVHNPLCGDRITVSLTLEGEKISSFAHKTKACVLCQASASILAESIVNETHESLEIVYQNLKSGLSDKQLTEWPEDKWRALHIFQPVSDHKNRFTCVTLPFEATLKALNGDKS; from the coding sequence ATGATTGATCAACTTTACCAAAAAGCCATTTTAAAACATGCCGCTGCTGCGATTGGCCATGGTGCTGTTGATCCTGCCGACAGACACTTAACGGTTCACAATCCTTTATGTGGTGACAGAATAACCGTGTCTCTGACCCTTGAGGGAGAAAAAATATCCAGCTTTGCTCATAAGACAAAGGCCTGTGTCTTATGCCAGGCCAGCGCATCGATTCTTGCAGAGAGTATTGTCAATGAAACGCATGAAAGTCTTGAGATTGTCTATCAAAACCTGAAAAGCGGCCTGTCCGATAAACAGCTTACAGAATGGCCGGAAGATAAATGGCGGGCGCTGCATATCTTCCAGCCTGTTTCAGATCATAAAAATAGGTTTACCTGTGTCACCCTTCCCTTTGAGGCCACGCTAAAGGCTTTAAACGGGGATAAATCCTGA
- a CDS encoding DNA-binding domain-containing protein, translating to MSVGNFQHRFTRSILEGDTGLVSDAIVPAGLPVEDRLNIYCNNSFITLGAALAQNFPVLYRLVGQVFFDQLARRYIRVCPPKSPILMTYGAEMANFLCSVPEVEGLPYLSDVARFEHQWNSTFNGPDASGFGVARLNEIAPEKFNDLVFRFLPNMGMLHSVYPILDIWLANQEDSPLGVEINLDQGESYLVVFRRELEVEVMRLDEAGYELVKRLAAGETLGQAGTQVMDLYTDFSLEVALQAILQADLIDGFMIK from the coding sequence ATGTCTGTGGGTAATTTTCAACATCGTTTCACCCGGTCTATTCTGGAAGGGGATACCGGACTTGTTAGTGACGCGATTGTCCCGGCCGGGTTACCGGTGGAAGATCGTCTGAATATATACTGCAATAACAGTTTTATTACACTCGGGGCAGCCTTGGCACAGAATTTCCCGGTCCTGTATCGGTTGGTTGGTCAGGTTTTTTTTGATCAGCTCGCCCGGCGTTACATTCGCGTCTGTCCACCAAAAAGCCCGATTTTGATGACCTATGGGGCGGAAATGGCGAATTTTCTGTGCAGTGTACCGGAGGTAGAAGGCTTGCCGTATTTGTCTGACGTGGCCCGGTTCGAACATCAATGGAATTCTACGTTTAATGGGCCAGACGCCAGCGGATTTGGGGTTGCCCGGCTTAACGAGATCGCCCCAGAAAAATTTAACGATCTGGTCTTCCGTTTTTTACCTAATATGGGGATGCTCCACAGCGTCTATCCCATTCTGGATATCTGGCTAGCAAATCAGGAAGACAGCCCTTTGGGAGTCGAAATTAATCTGGATCAGGGAGAATCATACCTTGTTGTGTTTCGTCGGGAGCTGGAGGTTGAAGTGATGCGGCTGGATGAGGCGGGATATGAATTGGTGAAACGGTTGGCAGCGGGCGAGACACTGGGGCAGGCCGGTACGCAGGTTATGGATCTTTATACGGACTTTTCACTGGAGGTGGCTTTGCAGGCCATTCTGCAGGCTGATCTGATAGACGGTTTTATGATTAAGTAA
- a CDS encoding DUF192 domain-containing protein, translating into MKFSRHIILRFIIAGLVLACFGPGASAAQQKQLQETPGPISAFSRLSIMNQAHKIHQFEVELADRPDLRAQGLMFRRHMTDTRGMLFLFDRSRVVNMWMKNTYLPLDIIFIDRSGRIVHIARNTVPETLDIVSSQSPVISALEVNAGLTQRLGIAVGDMIQHEIFPVLK; encoded by the coding sequence ATGAAATTTTCCCGCCACATCATACTGCGGTTTATTATCGCGGGTCTTGTCCTGGCCTGTTTCGGACCAGGCGCCAGTGCGGCGCAACAGAAACAGCTACAGGAAACCCCGGGGCCAATTTCAGCGTTTTCACGGCTGTCCATCATGAACCAGGCGCATAAAATTCACCAGTTCGAGGTGGAACTGGCCGACCGGCCTGACTTGAGAGCGCAAGGCTTGATGTTTCGGCGTCATATGACGGATACGAGGGGAATGCTGTTCCTGTTTGATAGATCAAGAGTGGTCAATATGTGGATGAAGAATACCTATCTTCCTCTGGATATTATTTTTATCGACCGGAGCGGCAGGATTGTACATATTGCGCGCAATACGGTCCCGGAAACACTCGATATTGTTTCTTCGCAGTCACCGGTGATTTCGGCTCTGGAAGTAAATGCCGGCTTGACTCAGCGACTGGGAATTGCCGTTGGCGACATGATACAGCATGAAATCTTTCCGGTGCTGAAATAG
- the nhaB gene encoding sodium/proton antiporter NhaB, translating into MANSIASGMTKNFLGHSPEWYKLTIIGFLILNPLVLLTLGAEHGGYIVGWMLVVEFIFTLAMALKCYPLLPGGLLAIEALFMQMTTPSMVKHEIESGLEVILLLVFMVAGIYFMQKLLLFVFTKVLLNVRSKTLLSFLFCLIAAVLSAFLDALTVTAVVITVAVGFYAIYHKAASGKQASHDHDHSADDDVQELHREDLDQFRAFLRSLMMHALVGTALGGVCTLVGEPQNLIIGERAGWDFIEFFFRMSPITMPVLVVGLTTCVVLEKTSVFGYGAKLPDVVRGILEDFDQKETAQRTNRDRASLIAQVVVAIWLVIGLMFHLAPVGIIGLSVIVLLTALTGVSEEHQIGKAFEEALPFTALLVVFFAIVAVIAEQDLFGGVIRYVLSLEGSEQIAGFYIANGILSAISDNVFVGTVYISEIQKALVAGTISRDVFDLMAVAINTGTNIPSVATPNGQAAFLFLLTSAIAPLIRLSYMRMVTMALPYTIVMSLTGFLAVVMLLEPATDIMYDKGLINHHVPPQESHGTLEKSSH; encoded by the coding sequence ATGGCAAATTCTATTGCATCGGGAATGACCAAGAATTTCCTTGGTCATTCACCGGAATGGTACAAGCTAACCATCATCGGTTTTTTGATTCTCAATCCATTGGTTCTCCTGACGCTTGGGGCTGAACATGGTGGTTATATTGTGGGTTGGATGCTTGTTGTTGAATTCATCTTCACGCTTGCGATGGCGCTTAAGTGTTATCCTTTGTTACCAGGAGGCTTGCTGGCGATTGAAGCGCTCTTTATGCAGATGACAACGCCGAGTATGGTCAAGCATGAAATTGAGAGTGGACTGGAGGTTATTCTGCTTCTGGTCTTTATGGTGGCCGGCATTTATTTTATGCAAAAACTGCTGTTGTTTGTCTTCACCAAGGTTCTTCTGAATGTGCGGTCCAAAACCCTGTTGTCTTTTCTGTTTTGTTTGATTGCGGCAGTATTATCAGCCTTTTTGGATGCGTTGACTGTTACGGCGGTGGTGATTACCGTCGCTGTCGGTTTTTATGCGATTTATCATAAGGCGGCATCCGGCAAACAAGCCAGCCATGACCACGATCATTCTGCCGATGACGATGTACAGGAATTGCACCGCGAGGACCTGGATCAGTTCCGTGCTTTTCTGCGCAGCTTGATGATGCATGCCTTGGTTGGCACCGCCCTTGGCGGGGTTTGTACCCTGGTGGGGGAACCACAGAATCTGATTATTGGCGAGCGCGCCGGCTGGGATTTTATTGAATTCTTCTTCCGCATGTCTCCGATCACGATGCCTGTGTTGGTTGTTGGCCTGACGACCTGTGTTGTTCTTGAAAAAACCAGTGTATTCGGTTATGGCGCGAAATTACCCGATGTGGTTCGGGGCATCCTGGAAGACTTCGACCAAAAAGAAACAGCTCAGCGCACCAACCGCGACCGTGCTTCCCTGATTGCTCAGGTCGTTGTTGCTATCTGGCTGGTTATTGGCCTGATGTTCCATCTGGCGCCTGTCGGGATTATCGGTTTGTCTGTGATCGTACTGCTCACTGCCTTGACCGGTGTTTCTGAAGAACACCAGATCGGAAAGGCTTTTGAGGAAGCTTTGCCCTTTACCGCGTTGTTGGTGGTGTTTTTCGCGATTGTTGCGGTTATCGCCGAACAGGACCTGTTTGGTGGCGTGATTCGTTATGTTCTGTCACTGGAAGGTTCTGAACAGATTGCCGGTTTCTATATTGCCAACGGGATATTGTCGGCGATCAGTGATAATGTCTTTGTCGGTACCGTTTATATCTCAGAGATTCAGAAGGCACTTGTCGCCGGCACTATTAGCCGGGATGTGTTTGATCTGATGGCTGTGGCAATTAACACAGGAACAAACATCCCGTCTGTTGCAACACCTAATGGCCAGGCTGCCTTCCTGTTCCTTCTGACATCTGCGATTGCACCGTTGATCCGGTTGTCATATATGCGAATGGTGACTATGGCGCTGCCGTACACCATTGTGATGTCTTTGACCGGGTTTTTGGCCGTAGTAATGCTGTTGGAGCCTGCGACGGATATCATGTATGACAAGGGATTGATTAATCATCATGTCCCGCCACAGGAGTCTCACGGGACCCTGGAGAAATCCTCGCATTAG
- a CDS encoding cold-shock protein gives MESNSLTTAHEGLEMAVRDEESKDRGSKVTSMDGNINHFDEVRGSIKWFDSVKGYGFISPEDGEGDILVHFSILKDIGRRMLPEGTDVTCLSADRPKGRQAVKIIDFDLSTAVGTDVETMTPEMVDMDISDLEFVEATVKWFNRVRGYGFVNRGDGGQDVFVHMELLRKFGIDHLVPGQTVAVAVGDGERGLVVKAIRL, from the coding sequence ATGGAGTCTAATTCATTAACGACAGCTCATGAAGGGCTGGAAATGGCAGTCCGGGATGAGGAAAGCAAAGACCGAGGAAGTAAGGTGACCTCAATGGATGGTAACATAAATCATTTTGATGAAGTCCGTGGCTCAATCAAATGGTTTGATTCTGTCAAAGGGTATGGTTTTATCTCACCTGAAGATGGTGAAGGTGACATACTGGTCCATTTTTCCATTCTCAAAGATATTGGTCGTCGCATGTTGCCGGAAGGCACCGATGTGACCTGTTTATCGGCGGATCGTCCGAAAGGACGTCAGGCGGTAAAGATCATTGATTTTGACCTGTCAACGGCGGTTGGTACCGACGTTGAGACCATGACGCCGGAAATGGTGGATATGGATATCTCCGACCTTGAATTTGTCGAGGCAACCGTGAAATGGTTTAACCGGGTTCGCGGATATGGATTCGTCAATCGCGGGGATGGCGGTCAGGACGTTTTTGTTCATATGGAACTTCTACGAAAATTCGGCATTGATCATCTGGTGCCCGGTCAAACCGTTGCGGTTGCCGTTGGCGATGGTGAAAGGGGACTGGTGGTGAAAGCCATTCGGCTGTGA
- a CDS encoding DUF692 domain-containing protein, which yields MTQSPRPYLGFGLGLRPDHYESVLTENPSVDWFEIISENYMVPGGKPLYYLDQIIERYPVVMHGVSLSIGATDPLNMEYLADLKKLADRVNPSWVSDHMCWTGLGGHNLHDLMPLPYNQDTARHVIDRVKQVQDYLGRQILLENASSYLGFTNSDMTEWEFIAEVAEGADCLLLLDINNIYVSGFNHDFDPLAYMQAIPKDRVWQFHLAGHEDNGDVLIDTHDHPVRSEVWDLYAKACEIFGPVSTMIERDDNIPALPVLLAELDQAREIGEKAWGITDTERRDRNVRP from the coding sequence ATGACACAATCACCGCGCCCTTATCTCGGTTTTGGCTTGGGTCTACGTCCTGACCATTATGAGTCTGTTCTGACTGAAAACCCGTCTGTTGACTGGTTTGAGATTATTTCAGAGAACTACATGGTGCCTGGGGGCAAGCCACTTTACTATCTTGATCAGATTATAGAGCGTTATCCCGTTGTCATGCATGGGGTATCGCTTTCCATCGGGGCAACCGATCCCTTGAATATGGAATATCTGGCCGATCTTAAAAAGCTGGCCGACAGGGTTAATCCCTCCTGGGTTTCCGACCATATGTGCTGGACAGGCCTTGGCGGACATAATTTACATGATCTGATGCCGCTGCCATATAATCAGGATACGGCCCGTCATGTTATTGACAGAGTGAAACAGGTTCAGGATTATCTTGGTCGGCAAATTTTGCTGGAAAATGCGTCCAGTTACCTGGGGTTTACCAATTCCGACATGACCGAATGGGAGTTTATTGCTGAGGTGGCCGAGGGGGCGGATTGTCTGCTGCTTTTGGACATCAATAATATCTATGTGAGCGGGTTTAATCACGACTTTGATCCGCTAGCCTATATGCAAGCGATTCCGAAAGACCGGGTTTGGCAGTTTCACCTGGCAGGACATGAAGATAATGGCGATGTTTTGATTGACACCCATGATCATCCGGTACGCTCAGAAGTATGGGATCTCTATGCAAAAGCATGTGAAATATTTGGTCCGGTATCGACTATGATTGAACGGGATGACAACATTCCGGCGCTCCCGGTTTTGTTGGCGGAACTTGATCAGGCGCGTGAAATCGGGGAAAAAGCATGGGGGATCACGGATACTGAAAGGAGAGACCGCAATGTCCGACCTTGA
- a CDS encoding ETC complex I subunit, which produces MTARIYKPTKNAMQSGMKNTRQWILEYISEEGKSLDPLMGWTGSSDMESQVKLKFATKEDAIAYAKRNGLAYEVVEPKMPKRRIKAYADVFAYRG; this is translated from the coding sequence ATGACAGCCCGTATATATAAACCGACAAAAAATGCCATGCAGTCAGGTATGAAGAATACCCGGCAGTGGATTTTGGAATATATTTCAGAAGAAGGCAAAAGCCTGGACCCTCTTATGGGCTGGACAGGTTCGTCGGATATGGAAAGTCAGGTCAAACTGAAGTTCGCCACCAAGGAAGACGCCATTGCATATGCCAAGCGTAACGGGCTTGCATATGAAGTGGTGGAGCCCAAGATGCCAAAACGAAGAATCAAGGCATATGCCGATGTCTTCGCCTATCGTGGATAG
- a CDS encoding mechanosensitive ion channel family protein, whose protein sequence is MENEVAHYSELAMNLVMLHGMNVLGALLTLIIGWMIAGWARKAVSRMLGRSSRIDVTLTSFLSSAVRYIIIIFTLIAVLGKFGVETTSLVAILGAASLAIGLALQGTLGNVAAGVMLLIFRPFKIGDFIDAAGQSGTVKDLGLFVTELATPDNVQIIVPNGMVWGASIKNFSAHAIRRVDLLIGIGYNDNIDHAIQQIGSVIDADERALKSPEASIFVGELADSSVNIVVRVWTESANYWPLKAALTKNIKHKFDEKNISIPYPQQDLHVITMTK, encoded by the coding sequence ATGGAAAATGAAGTCGCACACTATTCAGAACTGGCGATGAACCTTGTCATGCTGCATGGCATGAATGTGCTCGGCGCGTTGCTGACATTAATTATTGGTTGGATGATCGCAGGTTGGGCACGTAAAGCCGTTTCCAGAATGCTGGGACGAAGCTCACGGATAGATGTAACCCTGACATCTTTCCTCTCCAGCGCCGTTCGTTACATCATTATAATATTCACTCTTATCGCCGTATTGGGAAAATTCGGCGTCGAGACAACCAGCCTGGTTGCCATTCTTGGTGCGGCTTCTCTGGCGATTGGTCTCGCATTACAGGGTACTCTCGGCAATGTGGCCGCAGGTGTTATGCTCCTGATCTTTCGTCCTTTTAAAATCGGTGATTTCATTGATGCAGCCGGACAGTCAGGCACCGTTAAAGATCTCGGTCTTTTTGTAACCGAACTGGCAACGCCGGATAATGTCCAGATTATAGTCCCTAATGGCATGGTCTGGGGCGCCTCAATTAAAAACTTCTCGGCCCATGCCATCCGGCGTGTCGATCTGTTAATCGGCATCGGGTATAATGATAATATTGATCATGCGATACAGCAGATTGGCTCGGTAATTGATGCGGATGAGCGGGCATTGAAATCACCTGAGGCGTCAATTTTCGTCGGTGAACTTGCCGACAGCTCGGTTAACATTGTGGTTCGTGTTTGGACGGAAAGCGCAAATTACTGGCCTCTCAAAGCCGCATTGACCAAAAACATCAAACATAAATTCGATGAAAAAAACATATCGATCCCTTACCCGCAACAGGATCTTCATGTCATCACAATGACCAAATAA
- a CDS encoding DUF692 domain-containing protein, translated as MSPFKKDRRALNSDPIPVRAGIGLKPQHYQDVLETNPDVGWFEVHTENYMGAGGAPHFFLEKIREKYPLSMHGVGLSLGSADGVSLDHLKAVKKAVDRYQPALVSEHISWSVANGVYLNDLIPLPYTPETLQLTCDHIEQVQDFLGRQILVENPSTYLLLHASVMEEPEFLNQILARTGCGLLLDVNNVYVSCENHGWDAQTYLAALKPDTVQEIHLAGHSLKTWRGKTLRIDDHGTNVSRDVWALYDYTLKLMGPKPSLIEWDSNIPSLMTLQQEAHRADIFLKTHGCQNLQEEQDYVCG; from the coding sequence ATGTCTCCCTTCAAGAAGGATAGGCGGGCCCTGAATTCTGACCCGATTCCGGTGCGTGCCGGGATCGGGCTTAAGCCGCAACATTATCAGGACGTTCTGGAGACAAACCCTGATGTCGGCTGGTTTGAAGTCCACACAGAGAATTATATGGGGGCCGGCGGCGCGCCACACTTCTTTCTGGAAAAAATCCGCGAAAAATATCCCTTGTCCATGCATGGCGTCGGCCTGTCATTGGGCAGTGCAGACGGGGTGTCTCTGGATCACCTGAAGGCCGTAAAGAAAGCGGTGGACCGGTATCAACCGGCCCTGGTGTCGGAGCATATTTCCTGGAGTGTCGCCAACGGGGTTTATCTTAATGATTTGATCCCTTTGCCCTATACACCTGAAACCCTGCAATTGACCTGTGATCATATTGAGCAGGTGCAGGATTTTCTCGGCCGCCAGATTCTGGTGGAAAACCCGTCCACGTATCTTTTGCTGCATGCCAGTGTTATGGAGGAGCCGGAGTTCCTCAATCAGATTTTGGCGCGGACCGGCTGTGGCTTGTTGTTGGATGTGAACAATGTTTACGTCAGTTGCGAGAACCATGGTTGGGATGCACAAACCTACCTCGCGGCTCTGAAGCCTGATACTGTTCAGGAAATCCACCTTGCCGGTCATTCACTTAAAACTTGGCGGGGGAAGACGTTGCGCATTGACGACCATGGCACCAATGTTTCGCGGGATGTCTGGGCGTTATATGATTATACTCTGAAACTGATGGGCCCCAAACCAAGTCTGATCGAATGGGACAGCAATATTCCTTCCCTGATGACCTTGCAACAGGAAGCACATCGGGCCGACATTTTTCTTAAAACACATGGCTGTCAAAACCTTCAGGAAGAGCAAGATTATGTCTGTGGGTAA
- a CDS encoding DUF2282 domain-containing protein: MTKVSPTKSIVVASAMAAALTMASAPVVQAKDKAVEKCYGIVKSGHNDCATANSSCAGTSTTDGQKDAWIYVPKGTCEKIVGGSLKSDK; encoded by the coding sequence ATGACTAAAGTTTCACCCACCAAATCAATCGTTGTCGCATCTGCAATGGCGGCGGCCTTGACCATGGCTTCTGCACCTGTTGTTCAGGCAAAAGACAAGGCTGTTGAAAAATGCTATGGCATTGTAAAATCAGGACACAATGATTGTGCGACGGCCAATTCTTCCTGTGCTGGAACCTCGACAACAGATGGACAGAAAGACGCCTGGATCTATGTTCCCAAAGGGACATGCGAGAAAATCGTCGGTGGCAGCCTCAAGTCTGACAAATAG
- a CDS encoding DoxX family protein — translation MMTLKKLVMWLSGLMGKIEICYLAMAGRIIMAAIFWKSAMTKIAFNEAGLGEFSLAQIWNVVTLDWTVASGTYTLFEYEYDLPLLSPELAAHMALAAEILLPMALIFGLFTRYAALAMLAMTAVIQIFVYPNLWTVHGLWAIALLVIMAKGGGKLSLDRLICKKCL, via the coding sequence ATGATGACATTAAAAAAGCTGGTGATGTGGCTGAGTGGCCTGATGGGCAAAATTGAGATTTGTTATCTGGCGATGGCGGGTCGTATTATCATGGCAGCTATTTTCTGGAAATCGGCCATGACCAAAATTGCATTTAATGAAGCAGGACTGGGAGAGTTTTCTCTCGCCCAGATCTGGAATGTGGTGACTTTGGATTGGACTGTGGCATCGGGGACATACACATTGTTTGAATATGAGTATGATTTGCCATTGTTGTCCCCGGAACTGGCGGCCCATATGGCGCTTGCAGCGGAAATCCTGTTGCCAATGGCGCTGATCTTCGGCCTGTTCACTCGTTATGCTGCCTTGGCGATGTTGGCGATGACGGCTGTGATCCAGATTTTCGTTTATCCCAATCTCTGGACCGTTCATGGCCTATGGGCGATTGCATTGCTGGTCATTATGGCCAAGGGCGGCGGGAAACTGTCCCTGGACCGGCTGATTTGTAAGAAATGCCTGTAA
- a CDS encoding DNA-binding domain-containing protein produces MSDLEKMQALFHGAVIGQKTDFLSCIEKGGKISPERRLGIYQHAYRARLRDILQEDYPVLHTMLGDEAFYTLCQLYIDLYPSGHPSLRLFGRYLEKLVGEEPPYCDNPVVQEMAHFEWKFHDVFDAPDAPYVTLSDVAALSPMVWTTLRFRFHPSFYMQAYEWNVAGVWASVKEQYEEPTLPEKMPEPADVIQWRYDLRSYFRTLPREEAAALKVVSEYRAFPEVCEALAKFYGDDAPAKAANFLKGWVVEGLISRLDHAKLPL; encoded by the coding sequence ATGTCCGACCTTGAAAAAATGCAGGCGTTGTTTCATGGCGCTGTGATTGGTCAAAAAACAGATTTCCTTTCTTGTATTGAAAAGGGGGGTAAGATCAGTCCCGAACGCCGCTTAGGGATTTACCAACATGCCTATCGGGCACGGCTACGGGATATTTTACAGGAAGATTATCCTGTTCTGCATACCATGCTGGGGGATGAGGCTTTTTATACATTGTGTCAGCTTTATATAGACCTCTATCCTTCCGGTCATCCTTCCTTAAGGCTGTTTGGGCGTTACCTTGAGAAACTGGTCGGGGAGGAGCCTCCTTATTGTGACAATCCGGTTGTTCAGGAAATGGCGCATTTCGAATGGAAATTTCATGATGTATTCGACGCACCTGATGCTCCTTATGTAACGCTTTCCGATGTGGCGGCCTTATCGCCGATGGTGTGGACGACTTTACGGTTCAGGTTTCATCCCTCTTTTTATATGCAGGCTTATGAATGGAATGTAGCGGGGGTATGGGCGTCGGTGAAGGAACAGTATGAAGAACCAACTTTGCCAGAAAAAATGCCTGAACCGGCCGATGTGATACAATGGCGGTATGATTTGCGTAGTTATTTCAGGACACTGCCACGGGAGGAAGCCGCCGCCTTGAAGGTGGTTTCCGAATACAGAGCGTTTCCAGAGGTATGTGAGGCCTTGGCGAAATTCTACGGGGATGATGCACCTGCCAAGGCCGCGAATTTCCTGAAAGGCTGGGTGGTTGAGGGATTAATATCCCGACTAGATCATGCGAAACTACCGCTTTAG